The genomic stretch ATGTTTACAATTTGAGGCGCtccagctagctagctagctagcaaaCAATTGACACACTAAATTCATATAAAATCGAAAATTTTATAAGCTATCAAACTGTGTAtgagaagatgatgaagaagtgTGCGTGTTGTCAGAAACCAATTTTTTAGAGCTATGCGCTGGTCTATACACTCCTGGCCCTGTCAAAACATTCTCGTTTAGTTTAACTTCTTTAGACAGCATTTGAATCACTTGTTTCATGTCTGGTCTTTTCTGAGAAGCTGCTTGGGTACAAAAGAGGGCAACTTTGATAAACCGTGTTACTTCCGCCTCTGGGTATTCTCTCAACTCCGGGTCTATGATTTTCTCAAGCCTACCTTCTTCTCTCAGCTTCCAGGTCTGAAAAACGTTTTCTGTTAGGATCAAGCATTTACcattacacaaaaaattattgataattttctttatataataatcacataatcacattttcgagaggtatGGTGTTGAACTAGCCTCGACAATTCCTCCACCATTAATCCAAAAACAATAGTTAGTAGTGaaaacacaactttatttccttatatatacTATCACATTTTCGAAATGCAAGgtactggacttggcccttcaaaCTTCTGCCCTACAATCCCTTAACTACCTAatgttggacttgacccttcaggCCTCTGTCCAACAATTCTTCCACCATTACACCATAAACAATAGCTAGTAAGGAaaacgcaactttattttcttatatactgTCACATTTTTAAGATGCAAGGTGTTGGTCTTGGCCCTTCAACCTTTGTCCTACAATATCTTTTAGCCACCTGGTGCTGGACTTAACCCTTCAAGCCTCAATCCAACAACCTCCTAATCATCTGGTGCCAGACTTGACCCTGAACCGGCCTCTGCCTAACATTTTCGTTAGTTGTTTCATAAATTGCAGATGACAAAACAAAATACTCAGCTTTCATATGAAATGCTCATTAAAAAACTTGCATTTCAATTGAGGCATGCATTATAGAGATTGAGGGGTGAATCTGTTGGAAACATACCCATTCCAGCAGAATCAATAGATCTTCACCAAAGGCATCATAACTACTACTTCTTCCGCTTATTATTTCCAGCACAAGCACCCCGAAACTATATACATCAGCCTTCTTTGTAAGTTGTCCTAGTAATGCATATTCAGGAGCAAGGTATCCTCTGCAAAGTATCAGTTTATGAGAAATTAAACAAAGGGTTGAAGCAAATTAACATATTTCATTTGCTTAAATATTGAAAAAGAGAAGCTACTTAACATATATCACAAGAAAAGTACAGAAATACAATGGATGAAGGAACACTCACATTGTTCCTGCCACTCGGGTACTAACGTGTGTTACATTATCAGGGAACAGCTTTGCCAGACcgaaatcaccaattttgggattAAGATTTCGGTCCAAAAGAACATTACTAGCCTTTATATCTCTGTGCACAATATGGTGCTCAGCTTCTTCATGAAGAAATGCCAGGCCAGAAGCTATTCCCAGACATATAGCAGCCCTTTTAGGCCAATCCATGTAAATGTGTTTGCTGCTGGTACCTGAAATCATAAACCTATAGTTGTTAGTGTGATCAAAATTGTTGGGGATTTTCCcgtataatataattatgtggTGCAAATTGACTAGGCTTACTAAGTAGTTTAGTTGGACTGAATAACTAGATGTTGTTAGTACAATATAAAGCCTATATTGATGGGATATAGGATATATAGTATATAGCACATATCCTAATACACAATGTAAGATTCTGAGTCAAAGTATGAGACAGAACGATTAATGTTACTTTATAGGTCTACTGTCTAAGAGGCAACACAACTGAATGGACATCAACAATGACGGGAGATAACATCGCTTTTGCTTCCACTACTACGAGGATAGGTTTCTCGTAGACTTTATTCAAACGTTAGACTATATTGAACTACCAGTATATTGATAAGAACAAGAAAATGGTTCTCAAGGAAGCAATTCATTATTGTAACACAACATGTGAGAACCTCCATTGAACTACcagtatattaatataatacacTCAATTAGCACTTCAAAGTTTCTGATAGTTACCGAGTAAAGCATTGGCAAGGCTGTTGTTCTCCAAGTATTCATATACCAAAATTCTATTTCTCCCTTCAACACAACAACCGATCAGCTTAACAAGATTGGGGTGCAAGGTGTTTGAAATCGTATTAATTTCTGTCAAGAATTCATTAGTCCCTTGCTTAGATTCAGCGGAAAGACATTTGATAGCAACACAAGTTCCGTCCTTTAAAGCCCCCTGCACATATACAAGTAAAACAGAATTGTTAATGCCATCTGGGTCCTCCcgaatatagtaattttatcacatttagttctaaaatttcaagttaaccaccgttggtccttcaacttttaagTTACCCACCCATTGtcattcaactttcaaattttaactagtCGTGGTGGtctttctaaaaaaaatcatagttggttaaaatttgaaagttgaaggacctcagttggttaaatttgaaagttgaaggaccacgactaattaacttgaaagtttaggactaaacgttgCAGAATCAGTATAGCTAAATAACATTACCTCTAAAacacaaacataaactaataaAGGCAAGAATGAAGACAAGGTGACATTAGCCTTACCCTGTAGACAACTCCAAAACCACCTACTCCTATTCTGTTTGATGGATGGAAATGCTTAGTTGCTAAACTAATGGCGTTATAGGAGAACAGTCTTGTGTTGCTGGTTTCAAGCTCTGGTTTTTCCAGAAAAGGTAAAAGCAGAAAAACAAATATCAGTTTATCAGACATTAAGTTCCATTCTTTAATTTATCAGTTTCAAGTAggaatttgaaactaattaaagtCAGAAGAAAGATGAGAGCAAGAAAAACAGCATAAAAAACATTCTGGGTACCTTGTTTCCTCATCCCTCTACGATCTTTACAAGACCCAAAAGCACCAAAGCAGCTGAAACCCATTGCTCCATGAAACAAATACGACACACCAACAAAgttgaataaattaaaacatcATAGAAACTCTGCTCTGCTCTGCTCTGTTAGCGCAAATTCAATCTAAAAGTTGAGTAAATTAGAGATAGGAGTAATAGAAACGAGGATACTTATTCAGATACAGATAGAGCAATATTGAGTTATCTGCGCCATGGGTATATAAAACCCGTTTTATAGCAATGCTAACGCTTGCGCATGCACTGAGGTTAGTTGGCATTAATAGGGTAAGGAGATCGAGAAAATACGCTGCCAGAGTGCCAGGTCCATATGTTGCatttataatgttaataaaatattataattttccctCTCGTTGCACAAGTCTTTTTGgtgtaatttaattttggaaaaatagTTAAATAGGTTCCTaaactttataattaattttatttttgtcctagatttataggcgaCAACccatttttagttcttttttaaaataaaaatatcctcatttggtcctggtattattgtgtcatgatcatttttggtcctccttcGACAAAATCgttaaatgttgttaaatacatgtacattttgatcttttttatacaaagtatgttgactctgctatatttttatgtttatttttttgaaaaaatatataattaaagactaaaatgtttttatatttaacaatatttaaactattttattgataaatgacaaaaaaatggtcatgacacaataatactagaaccaaatggggatgttctgataaaaaaaaggactaaaagtgaattgtcacctataaatctatgacaaaaaagggaattaactctaaactttatttgaaaaattaattagacctttaaactttcaaaatttacaattaaactcataaacatgttattttaaagcattaaaacccaaaaactatttggtgacctgtaattgtaGGTCATTAAGATTTCGACAACTCTCCGACGAGTCAATTGGTCATTTGGTCGACCTTCTTCAGTCGTCAAACAAGGCGAGCgacttggtcgccttctccaaacGCGACCGCCGGCTGTTAAATGGTTGCCGATTGCCGTTCACCATTGTTTGATCCCAAAATCTCCCCTGAAATTTGTCGGAGGCTTGCTGGAAGATTGTTGTAACCCTAATGACGTCACCAAACGGTTTTTTGGACTTcaatgctccaaaataacatgtttattggtttaattgcaacttttgaaAGTATAAGGGCCATTATCCCTTTActttttttatgtgatttacAAGTTATTACATTTTGTTGTAATCACCCTTAAGTAGTGACTCTAGTTTCTCtagtcataaaaaaaaatattactctcTTTGTCACATTTTACTTGtcatttattggtcaaattaaaccaactctttattctttgtttatttttttatttttttaaatttttttttgtgtttaatagtatttttaatatagtttttaaatatatacattttatatactaatactaaacttaatattatgaaaaattgaattaaaaataactccaatCAAACATCATTAACTggaccagacacataaaatgagatgaaGTATAATTTTTTGTGAATTACTTAGTTTTatcttgaattaattaaataaaatagttataaacaattatatttaaGGCAAATTCTGCTATAAGAGTGCCTCATAGATCCTCATTCCTGAGACGAgtcaagtgttttttttttaaaatatatataagtattacatttttccacataagtattacaattttcatcataactaacttttcaacttttaatattattatattttgatttaaaagtattatattttgtttttcaaaaatatcatatttttttgtcataaatattatactttttctcataagtaacaagAGTTAATACTAGCCAAGGTCCCTCGAGTATAGTGGTTCCGCCATCTAtcgtcctaaactttcaaatcaaCCCTTCGTCATCCtcatttttttgaatttgaccTGCCCTAGTCCTTCCGTTAATCTTCTCCGTTAGAGCTGTGAAATGTGAGGGCAAATGAGACAtttcacattttaatttaaaaatattacgaTTATCCacgattagtattatattttttctcataagtaactattcaaccctaaatattacttcgtacattttaatttaaaagtattacatttttactaaaaaaatacaccactttttccttataagtaacaaacaatttattccaaattagtattacatttttaagtataaatattatattttcatcagTCACATATACtcaccttatatttaaaatatgaatacgGTGATGATTTTCAAGGGGGTGAGTAGCACAGCGCAACACCTAAGACTGGAAATCAAGCTAAGGTTGGACCAGGTCGAAAATGTTGTTTCTTCGCcaacaacattcattcattccgCTGCCTCTTGAAATGGTCAACATGTTGCCATCACGTTCTAGAGACGTGCTCATTTTTGACGATCGAGCTTTTGACTGCacagttattattattgttatcattTATGAACCTATTGTATTGCATTTAAGAATCACTACCCAATTATACCTAgagagtgtttggtaaatagttgttagctgatagccgTTAACTAATTGTGTTAgtaagtttgactagttgatagcgtTAGCTAATTGTAGGAAGATGTTTAGTAAATTGGATAgttattagctgatagctgattacatacaaaatgactttttaAAAGCTGATCGCAAAAGttactttgagcaactttttgaattttaacattttgaaacaataaattgttacaaaaagttaattaatcaaatatttatattggtTATTTAACttaatagtgattaaataaatcaaaattgactgataaactaactatcTTACCAAATAGGGCTAtactaaaactaattaaaaagtGTAGAAAAGGCTTTAGACATATAAAAAGTGGCTCTAAAATGGTGAATAAAATATTAGGCATTCTGAATTCAATAAAGATCCTCATCATCATTTGTTACCATCTGCAGGTCGTTAAAAATGCAATACACCGAATGTATTACAGTAAATCACACGAGGGAGTGATTGGTCAAAATACTCAACATGAACAGAATTATTAGTCTTAATAAACAGAATTAGTCTCAGTATGTGTTTGTTAGCCATTAGCCGCGTGGTCAAATCCAGAAAACAAAtgcaatatctattaattattaaattataagaGTCATTAAGGTTATACTAGGAATACAAAAGATAAAAGATCAAATAAGTCTTTGAACTATTTatgaaaaatgcaattaagtcaTTGAACTAGAAAATGCTTCAATATAATTAGGCACTTGAACATAGGAAAAAGGTGCAATTAACTCTATTTGACCTACGATTACAAGTAACCTCCAAGTTAAAGGTGATTGGAATACTACATTAATATGTTTTGATGattttaattctaataataataataataataataataataataatttattgaaaattaaatgtttttttaaaaaaatttcagaaCATGAGCCTATGTGTCCCGTCCCTCTGTGACAACCAGACAAATTTGGGTTGCAGACCCCGTACCCATCTGACGCAAATTTTATGTGGTAGTCCATGCATCAAAaagacgtcgttttgattaatgaaaagaaacgacaGAAATGGCTCCGTTTCGCGCCGTTAGctctgtgtgtataacatattcagtttcattttatatacactgcaattccctttcaacacaactacagttccttttcgatataactacactttcattcaacattatacacgTACTCAAATATGttaaactgttattcagtttcctttcaacacaactacagtttcttttataatacattgcagtttccttttaacacaactacaatatcatttcgatataactacagtttcattggacaatatacactcaaatatgtgaaactgttattcagtttcattttatatacactgaagtttcctttcaacacaactacagtttcatttttatataactacagtttcatttgataatataaaaacaaatgtgagataGCATTTGACatgaactgtagtttcatttgcGGAGCTCCGTTAAGACTCGACGACatccgtttctttacttaatgaACTAGCGGCGTTTTGGGCTACCGTATAATGACTGCCCATCTGCTCACTTTTGCTCAGTTTCGTACTCCCTATCGTCTTGTCTTGCACTGTATCCATTACCAACCACCTTTGGCTTATCATCGGTTGGAATCGTCGGTTGAAAGCTCGTTGTAGGACCCGATAGAGTtagggtacaagtctagaggggagTGTGAATAAAGTTAtaagatttttgaaaataatttacgAATCGTTGAAGCAACCGAGAGGTGACTCTAACGATTCGAGAGTATGTACAACGGAAATATTAGTTTACCCTTattaataaaattgagagagagagagagagagagagagagagagagagagagagagagagattttaagtggttcggctaATGCAACTTATTCCACTCTTTTCCTTGGAACTCCTAAGGAGGATTGCACTATCCCTTAGCACAAAGCGAGAGATATTTTAAGTGATTCGGCTAATGAAACCTATTCCACTCTTTTCCTTGGAACTCCTAAGGAGGATTTGCACTATCCCTTAGCACAAAGTCGACCTTGAGCgtctaggtttttcaactcaacCGAGTTTACTCCGCATCTTTCTACTTCTCCGAGTAGAGAATACAAAGATTTGCACTTAATTTACGCTGAACATACTTTTTTTGCTTTGCACAAATTGtgcttttaaggaaaaatcttCCTTGTGATGTGTTCCTAAGACTCATTTTATCATGGACACATTCGCTCAGGTTTTTAAGGTTTCAAACTGTTTGCTTAGAGAATGTCCCGAGCAGTTCTTTCGAATGGTTAACTATGTTAACATTTTGAACCTTAAACCTCTCGAATACGAATGGTAGACCTCACCATTCGTCCCTATTACTTATCGAAAGGTAGGTCCTTCCATCTTTCGACCTTTTACAACCTTTCGTTTATGAATGGTTGTCCTTACCATTCATCCTTCTTTACTGCGAAAGGTAGGCCCTTCCATCATTCAGCCTTTGCAACATTTCAGTCTTGTAGTTTTCTACTCTTCGAATCTTTGTATCCCAGTCTTCAGTTTTCAACTCTTCGAGGTCTTCTTCTTGAGCTCTTCAAAAGGTAACCATTCGAGTTACTATTCGAATCTAATGTTGAAACCAATCGAAATGTAACCTTTCGAGTTGTTATTCGAATTGTTTTGACTATTCGAAATATAACTACTCGTGTTACTACTCGAACTATTCGAATTAAAGCAGAATATTTCTAAGTCTAGAAAATACAAATAAGTTGGGGACTAAAATTCATAATCAGTtgatatcatcaaaatctaattacaaaATGTTCCTAAGAAAAAATTGTGGCAAAAATGATTTGCAAGACCTAgaagacccccccccccccccccagagGAAGCAAAAGGTAGGTAGTCTCTCATACTTCAAGTTAGACTAGAACCAATCTGCACCAGCTCGTTTGAGTTTCATCTTGCGTTTCAATACTGACTTCATATCAATCTTTACTCTTATCCTCATAAATGATTTATGTGATCCATCGAAGTTTCCTTGGTTTGCATGAATAAATTCCCCAACATAATTCCCTACAACTTCAGCTATGCGTTCCGTCATGAAGTTCATTGGAATGTTATGAACCTACTCCCGGAAAAGTTGTTTTGTCAAGTTGAACTTCTATTGGAGATTCATTTGGTTTCAGTCTATGTTGAACCACTCTACTTGAATGCCCATGGCTCGTCGCCCAAAATTCTCATAACATCAACCTCATGAAAAAAACTGGAAAAGGAAAAAGTTGTATGAGAGTTCTTTTAACCGCACCGTTTTTTCCGGTCGCAATATTGCCGCCATTGTGTCTTTGAGGATGTGGAACTTGATAGCTTTTTCGGCGAGTAATCTTCCGACGAGGGCCAAAACATGATCCTTTTGTTCACTTCTATCACATCTTCATCACAGAACTCAAGTCCTCCTTCCTCTTCCTCAGCAAGCTTTAACGATGTATACCTTTCTTCCAGCAATAAGAGATGGATGAAGCCATGGGAGAAACACAACAAAACCACGATGACTATAATGTGCCATCCAAATATAGGGAAGAAGGAACGGGACACACAAATGAAAACTGGAGCCTAGCTTGTCACTAGAACAAGAGGGAAACAACTTGTCACATAGAACAATAGAAATAACTattgtaaattattatattcaagGTTAAGATGGCCGAGTTGGTTTAAGGTGCCAATTTTAGGTACTGGTTTGAAAGGgcatgggttcaaatcccatTCTTGACATTTCTTACAATTTTTAACAGAGCCATACTTGAACTCTATATGGTATCACCATAATGgtattcttcttttctttttttcccttttttttttcaaattgtcattgatttttaattttagagcaaattgcaattttggtccactaaCTATAGGGGTACTATTAATTGCAATCCAtgactttcaaaattgttaatttcgtaccttaactattcaatttttatcaatttcgaTCACTCCGACGAAATTACCAGCCAAATCGCCgaaaaatcctaaaccctaaaataatgagggtatttttgtcatttcacaTCCCTTTCTCTCTTCTCCGACGAGCccatcttttcttcttcttctccggtgaaCCAAAATGGTTTCTCCGGCGAACCAAAATGGCTTCTCCGGCGAATCCAATCTTTTATTGACAGTTACGTTTaccaaaagaagaaaagaaatgagGCAAAGGTGATTCCTTGCCCTTAAACGTTGCTTAAAGCCATAAAAGGAGAAATTGGAAGATTATGTTGCTTAAACGTTGGTTGAGACAAAGGTTATTACTGGAGCTTAAGCTAGGCTGTAGAGAATGCAAGAAATTGGAAGAAGAAACTTAACCAATAAAAGGTTGCATTTAACCCAGAAAATGCAAGAAATTGGAAGAAGAAACTCAAACCTCCATCTTTCATATTTGAGAAAACCCAGAAAAGCAAGATTTTTATACGCACGCATACCTTTCAGATCTGAGAAAGTAAGGCCTCCATCATTCAGATATgagaaaacccaaaaaaaactaatttgggTTTTTGTTCTTTAGAGGTGAAGTGAAGAATGTGTAGTTCTCCCTGGCACGAAAAGATTCCTTGCAACCTTTTATGGGTTAAGTTTCTTCTTCGAACAGATTCCCAGTGCGAATGGAGTGGAAGACGATGGAGGGGAAGACTATGGTGCAGCTCCTTCGTCCAGCTTTGCTCGCCAATTTGCCACCGGAGTGACCGGTTATTAGCAGTGGATTCGCcggagaagagaaaaagaatgtgaaatgactaaaataccctcgtTATTTTAGGATTTAAGATTTTCCGGAGAATTTGGCCGGTAATTTcaccggagtgaccaaaattgataaaaattgaatagttaaggtacgaaattaacagttttgaaagttgtagattgcaattaataggacccctatagtcagtagaccaaaatgacgATTTGctcttaattttatatttgtaaagtTATTCTTTGTAAGATAACTAAATAGCTTGgactttttattttgattttttattttatttttctatattttcacCCAAATTAACTTTAACAACatcattttcaatttcatttcatattattataacaaaaaaaaaacattatttagtGGGGAATGCATAGGAAAACAAAGTCCGACTACACTCTAGATAACATCATAGAAATTAcgccaccccccccccccccccccccaaaaaaaaaaaaNcccccccccccccccccccccaaaaaaaaaaaaaaaacataaaaattaggTGTTCATTAGTTCctccatatatataatccaatttTGTTGATATATGCTGAATCTTAACGTCAAGACTttcaataatgattttttttttctttttcatacaTGTTTAGACATTAAACCAAATAGGAATACATGttgaatcattttttttttctttttcatacatttttttttctttttcatacaGCATTAAACCAAATAGGAAGAAATTCCAAAATTCACACATTGTTTGAATAGAAAAATTCAGGTATGTATAAATTCTCCAAATCATGCACGGAATAAACCTTAACACAAGTCTTCTAATACTTCAAAATATTGAAAGGGAAGAGATTGACATTCGTGTTTTCAACTTCAATTCTACCAACTCCCTAGCTTTTAGTTGCCAGAATTAATGgagttaataaattttattttttacatttagtCAAACATGTTGGAATATTCTACTATTTATTATGtgacaaatatataatataaaatctaATTCAAGTAATTAATAATCGCCATTGAAATAGAATTGGAAGTCAAGGTAGtctaagtaaaaatataaaaaagataaattaaagtGTGTTTATGAGTCACTGTAGACATATTCTTTTATAAAGACTTATTCTTTTACAAAGATTATTGATAGGTGTGAAGGTTTGAACTTAGGaatttttgtcaattaatttggtatcaaattaaaaaagtgATACATTctaattataagttataactttttttgggtttttccGAAAGGTATACCTTCAATAGAGACACTAAGTGGTAGAGGACTGGTCAAATGGTTGtctccattcacatgggtgggGATCGAATCCCCAACCTAATGCTTAAGGGACGAGGTGCTGAACtaccacgccaaccatgttggttaaaGTTAAAGTTATAATAAGTCT from Ipomoea triloba cultivar NCNSP0323 chromosome 12, ASM357664v1 encodes the following:
- the LOC115999317 gene encoding putative serine/threonine-protein kinase, with the translated sequence MGFSCFGAFGSCKDRRGMRKQGTQNLETSNTRLFSYNAISLATKHFHPSNRIGVGGFGVVYRGALKDGTCVAIKCLSAESKQGTNEFLTEINTISNTLHPNLVKLIGCCVEGRNRILVYEYLENNSLANALLGTSSKHIYMDWPKRAAICLGIASGLAFLHEEAEHHIVHRDIKASNVLLDRNLNPKIGDFGLAKLFPDNVTHVSTRVAGTIGYLAPEYALLGQLTKKADVYSFGVLVLEIISGRSSSYDAFGEDLLILLEWTWKLREEGRLEKIIDPELREYPEAEVTRFIKVALFCTQAASQKRPDMKQVIQMLSKEVKLNENVLTGPGVYRPAHSSKKLVSDNTHTSSSSSHTQFDSL